A window of the Brassica oleracea var. oleracea cultivar TO1000 chromosome C1, BOL, whole genome shotgun sequence genome harbors these coding sequences:
- the LOC106304451 gene encoding UPF0057 membrane protein At4g30660-like, protein MFSLSILFHFFKISVKLHYNKIKKSLSFKSFVVKMPSKCEILCEILIAILLPPLGVCLRRGCCTVEFLACLILTILGYVPGIIYALYVIVFQNQEEYFDEARRPLYYSA, encoded by the exons ATGTTTTCTCTCTCTATATTGTTTCATTTCTTCAAGATCTCCGTCAAACTTCACTATAATAAGATCAAAAAGTCTTTATCTTTTAAAAGTTTTGTTGTAAAAATGCCGAGCAAGTGCGAAATCTTGTGCGAGATCTTAATCGCCATCCTTCTTCCTCCTCTAGGAGTTTGCCTCAGGCGTGGCTGTTGCACT GTGGAGTTCTTGGCTTGCTTGATCCTGACTATCTTAGGATACGTACCAGGCATAATCTATGCGCTTTACGTGATTGTGTTCCAGAACCAAGAAGAGTACTTCGATGAAGCCAGACGCCCTCTCTACTACTCCGCTTGA
- the LOC106304555 gene encoding uncharacterized protein LOC106304555 produces MKRYYRDLLLIISIISFAFAEELQCCSDKTDYLVHKERPAVGVTSSERAHGRISEVSKARGVYGGGSLVRPTGKKNRAMSSMTKSASLAVIQVTVAILVHLFLH; encoded by the exons ATGAAGAGATACTATCGAGATTTGTTGCTCATCATCAGCATCATCTCCTTTGCTTTTGCTGAAGAACTTCAATGTTGTTCAGACAAAACAGACTACTTGGTTCACAAAG AGAGACCAGCCGTTGGAGTAACTAGCAGCGAGAGAGCTCATGGAAGAATTTCGGAGGTGAGCAAGGCAAGAGGCGTTTATGGAGGAGGATCACTTGTCAGACCTACAGGAAAGAAGAACAGAGCCATGTCCTCCATGACCAAATCTGCTTCACTCGCTGTGATTCAAGTAACAGTTGCAATTCTAGTCCATCTTTTCTTGCACTGA
- the LOC106327852 gene encoding stem-specific protein TSJT1-like produces MTKKKTPQILKTDTTLKLAEKWVANMSMPAEDDPIEAQQEARPPRSFGAKDEIFCLFQGSLDNLGSLKQQYGLAKNANEVLLVIEAYKTLRDRAPYPANHVVSHLSGDFAFVVFDKSTSALFVAFVWRQPLSISFYGPWTRFPFHASRTADLPFPRR; encoded by the exons ATGACAAAGAAGAAAACACCACAGATTCTCAAGACAGATACGACACTAAAACTT GCTGAGAAGTGGGTTGCCAACATGTCGATGCCTGCAGAGGATGATCCTATTGAGGCTCAACAAGAAGCTCGACCACCCAG GTCATTTGGGGCCAAGGATGAGATATTCTGCTTGTTTCAAGGCTCACTTGACAACCTAGGAAGCTTGAAGCAGCAATATGGGCTTGCCAAGAATGCAAACGAGGTTCTCTTGGTCATCGAGGCTTACAAGACTCTCCGTGACAGAGCTCCTTACCCGGCTAACCACGTTGTGTCACACCTAAGTGGCGATTTCGCTTTTGTGGTGTTTGATAAATCAACCTCCGCTCTGTTTGTAGCCTTT GTCTGGCGCCAGCCTTTGTCTATATCTTTTTACGGGCCCTGGACACGTTTCCCCTTCCACGCGAGTCGAACAGCCGACCTCCCCTTCCCAAGGAGGTAG
- the LOC106304648 gene encoding UPF0057 membrane protein At4g30650, translating into MASNMEVFCEILIAILLPPLGVCLKRGCCTVEFLICLVLTILGYIPGIIYALYVIVFQNREGETPDYSTPLNSA; encoded by the exons ATGGCAAGCAATATGGAAGTTTTCTGCGAGATCTTGATAGCAATCCTTCTTCCGCCTCTTGGAGTCTGCCTCAAGCGTGGCTGCTGCACT GTAGAGTTCTTGATATGCTTGGTGTTGACTATCTTAGGCTACATCCCAGGGATAATCTATGCACTTTACGTGATCGTGTTCCAGAACCGTGAAGGGGAGACTCCGGATTACAGTACTCCACTCAACTCAGCTTGA
- the LOC106327838 gene encoding putative F-box/LRR-repeat protein 19 → MEVNHGGRMAPTLGPNWAEITRECLLDIFSRLSQEERWMRPMLVCKTWMNTCHEPSLNTIFDLETRFQSFPESINWWTPEFEDRVDAFLRSVVDWSEGGLTEIRVRHCTDRSLSYAAERCPKLEVLWIKSCPHVTDASMAKIASNCPNLRELDVSYSYCISHEALSMLGRHCPNLEILKRNLFPRQGPNVSTIVAPVDYIVAFPRYGNIEAQIIGRHMPRLKHLELQYCTMTVKGLNSVCKGCSNLEYMDLSGCISLTNSEITRCASSLKNLLEIKKPNFNRPVDILLLPN, encoded by the exons ATGGAAGTCAACCACGGTGGCCGGATGGCACCGACACTCGGTCCTAACTGGGCTGAGATAACTCGGGAATGTCTTCTGGACATCTTCTCACGCCTTAGCCAGGAAGAAAGATGGATGAGACCGATGCTTGTCTGCAAGACTTGGATGAACACATGCCATGAACCGTCACTCAACACGATCTTTGATCTCGAAACTCGGTTTCAGTCATTCCCGGAGTCCATCAACTGGTGGACTCCCGAGTTTGAAGACAGGGTTGATGCCTTCCTCAGATCCGTCGTTGACTGGAGCGAAGGAGGCCTCACAGAGATTCGTGTCAGGCACTGCACAGATCGCTCTCTATCTTACGCTGCTGAGAG GTGCCCTAAACTAGAGGTGCTTTGGATTAAGAGCTGCCCTCACGTCACTGATGCATCGATGGCAAAGATAGCTTCAAACTGTCCAAATCTTAGAGAGCTTGATGTAAGCTACTCTTATTGTATATCTCACGAGGCTCTGTCCATGTTGGGGAGGCATTGCCCGAACCTAGAGATCTTGAAACGGAACCTGTTTCCTCGGCAAGGTCCCAACGTGTCTACAATTGTAGCGCCGGTTGATTATATAGTTGCATTTCCGAGATACGGTAACATAGAGGCTCAAATAATAGGGAGACACATGCCTAGGCTGAAGCATTTGGAGCTTCAATACTGTACAATGACTGTTAAAGGTCTTAACTCGGTTTGTAAAGGATGTTCCAATCTAGAGTACATGGACTTATCCGGGTGTATATCATTGACAAACAGTGAGATAACGAGATGTGCCTCGAGCTTGAAGAATTTGTTGGAGATCAAGAAGCCTAACTTCAACCGGCCGGTTGATATTTTACTCCTTCCAAATTGA